aaatggcATTGTCAACCAAGTTAATAATTTTCCtaactttgtttgttttatgtTGCAGATTCCCTTCCAGCCAAGTGCATGTGATTCACAGCTTACGCAATCACCAATACCTACACAAGAGGTAATCGGCCAATACTCTCCTACTCAACCTCTAAGTTTGTATGAGTTACTATTGAGTCTAATTGTTTCCTTTCCTTATCAGCGCATGCATACTGCAGAAGAAAATATTTCAAAGTTCACAAAGAGACAAGCATCTACTACTGTTGGTGTAGGTATCAGTAACATTTGTTATTACttataataattgtattttttctaaCGACAATCTTGCATATGCTACTTGCTACTAGCAAAAGGATTAAGACAACATCAGTACGAAGCAAAAAGTTTGTGCTAGAGACAATTAGGTGTAAGGGCATGCATACATCAGTAGGGAACAAGTCTGTGCCAGAGGCGGTTAGGGGTAAAGGCATGCATATATCATCAAGTAATGTTGCTGCTATGGGTACTCAGCCTTCTCATGCTGCTACCGtaagtaaatataaaaatataatatatagtttATTTGCGTTATGATGTTTAACTCATCCATATACTCATTAACTCATCAATGTATTGCACAGAAAAGTAACTCCACAATTGTTGGTGCAAGACAAAAGACTTTGAGACTTAAATCTAGAAGTGTAGGACATATTAGGAAATCTAGTAGTAGGTTGTTAGCCACGTTTAAGGAAGCCAACCCTAACATAGAGGTACCAACGGTTGATCTTACTTGTGATGATGGTGAATCAGCAAGGACAGTAGGAATAATGCTTGGTGAACCAACAAGGGCAGCAGAAATAATGATTCGTGAACCAGTAAGGACAACATAAAAAGTGATTGGTGAACCAATAAGGACAACAAGGACGTCAGAAAGAGTGATTGTACCAACAGTGGAGAAGGGAATCCAACGAATTGAAGCaaagaagaaagggaaaaggCATGCATGGCAACCTTGATATGAAATAACTTCTTGTTTAGTTTGTTACTGAAAAAGTTATGAAGGGACAATTTGGTTGGTTTGTCGGAAATATGGTTTATGTTGGTTGTGTTATGAAAGAacaatttgtttggtttgttggaaatattgttgtttatGTATGTTGATGAATGTTGATGTGGTGTTTGTTTAGATTGTTGATGTTGATGTGGAAATATTGGGGATTCTTAATAACTTGTTGGAAatattgtttttgttggtttGATGTAGATGTGGTGTTTGTTTATGACAATCTTGTTTAAGTGTGTTAAGAAATGacaatttgtttggtttgttaGAAATCTCCTCAAACTATTTGAATGTGGTGAGAATGAAAGAAGGTAAAGAAATTGATAGAGTGTATTCTATGTTAATGATAACAACTTGCTGTTTCTATAGGGAATAAGGTATCATCCCTATTAAGCTAATAAATACATTAGTCATTACAAATTTAAGCTAATGTATGTAGAACACCATAGCCCATAAAGCTAATACATTAGTCATTGCAAATTTAAGAACATAAACCACTTTTTCATGGTAGCCGTTTGTAGGACAAACGTCCATTACATGCAACATAATAGTTGCCCTAAAACACAGctacaaagacaaaaaaaaaaaaaaaaaaaaaaaaaaaaaaaaaaaaaaaaaatccaggaAAATGCCAAAAGTTAACTATTTGTCTTCGAAACGTTCACTTTCATCTCATATCGAATTGCTTTAATCTCTAACTTGGCCTTCAATACTGTAACCTCTTTGTTTAGCATCGCATCCCTGTGTTGCAAACGACCCAACACTCGTTTATCATGGTCACATATGTCAATATCAAATACTAGCAACTACTTGTAATATTAGCACAATAATgcaaactttttaaatttttaaattttaatttttaatttttatggtaATGTAGATTCGtgatatttgaaaaaagaaaaagcttatgTGGCTTTAGGCAACGATTCTAGATGGAGCTCTTAAAAAAGACTTTCATTTGTATATATACAAGTACTCATAAACAACAAATATCTTCACCAATTATCACCTCCGAAGTAAAGCTCCAAATCCGAAGTTTGGAGATGGGGTCTCAATATCACTTATGTTGGTGGAAATCCTTGTgtacaaaaattaacaataaagaTTGCataaaaaacaactcaaatttaATATTAAGTATTTTTCCATGCATTGTTCTATATTTTACCAAAAACAATTCAACTTCAATAAACCCCAAAACAACTCTATATTTTACCAGTCTTCTTTCCATgcgtttttcttttatttattttttcttcttcacaaaaaaaaaataaaaatgaaaaaacccaaaaacagctCAAATTCAGTAAAACCAAGGAGAAAGACTCCCTTCAAGAAACATCTTCTTCAGTTTTCCCAAATTTCTCGAGTGAAACCTCATTAGCCAAAAATATTGACCCATTATGTTCCGAATCTAAGAtctaaactttcaaaccctaaaaaaagttACCCATTATCTACAAAATAgatgagaagaaaagaaaacaatccGAAATTTACAAATCTATGAAGAAATTCTTACCTCATAATTAACACAACCCCAAAACAACCGtccaaaattttcttcagtGAAGGAAGTCTTCAAACATACAACTACTCCACAACAGCACATGGGCTTCCTATATGTGGCTTCGCTCTTTAGTGAACACGACATTTTTGCTTGAGAGAAAGTCGACTCCTCCTAGGGCTCTCTGGACTTTGCTGTTTGAGTTGAAGTAGGAGACAAGAGTCAAAAAATGACTcttattgttttctttctttccatttttctttttctttttgatttttttcttttgtttcaaaatccTTTAACAATCGATACTAGGGGCAAAAGTGGgagaaaaaaatggttaaacGACATTTGAGGCGCGCATGATGGGTTGACCGACCGATTTAACGACATTTGACTAATGGAAGGGGGGTAACGATATGAAAATGGTAGTTCCATGGTCTCTTTTAGTGagggtgtcagttcatggtggcatgttgacaatggccaGTAGTTGatggggaaaatgtaattacccctttaaaaaaagtaatagatattttcatactttttgttataattttggCGACATTACCGAGCCATAAGGTAGGGGCTGCAAAATCATCTTTCCCCAGTTCAAACCTaaccaagaaaaaataaattcattctctcatttttagccttttttttttctctctctctctttctttgtgtgtgtgtgtgtatatatgtatatatatatatatatatatatatatatatatatatatatatatatatattttgatatatgATTTGTAAAATTTTGGAATTGGAATTTAATTTCTAATATGCACTTTTCAGTTCTTGTTTCTAATGAACTAAACCTCCCGTCTTTATCATGCATTATGAGTTCATTAGTTTGAGTTGTATTCTGTTTGGTCGTTGAAAAAGATGAGTGAGAGAAAAAATTTGTATCTTTTGGGTTGTGTTATATTTTGGGGTTGTTTTCTACTGTTTAGACCCAAAGGATCATACtattatggtaatttttaaCTTCATGTTTTTCTAAAGGATCGCCATCTCCTGCTAAGATTGGACATGATTTCTATTCCAATTTGGATCACATCCAATACAAAGCTCATTATGTGTTTACTTACAACAATTCAACATCTGAAAATTGTGGAagtttttttaagtttctgATCGAGAAACCATCTTGTCCATCGTTTAGTAAACCATTAAGGGCAATGGATACTTCTGACATTTTCCTGTAGCTGGAGCTATTGCTGTTTTGGGTAGAGGCACAGTCAACATTTAaggaagagtaatgctatttagtagtcTGATATATGACTGCCAAATAACTTGATGATGTACGttatgctaatttttttttttttaatagttaccTGTTTTCTTGATcattgttgttagtttttgtatttgctgcattctgttggacaaaatcacttctttgtaatgatgctttttatcagggattcagtTAGTTTCAGAGCCTTCATATTCAGAGTTatgaagattctgcacagattccaagtcagagaaatcggatcccttacATCCGGCCAGACGACGTGATATTATgtctggacgctcaactgtcaaagcatcatccatctgaACGACGAGAattttccgtctggaccttcctctgtgtcgagaagcttcgaactgctccaagTTGCATCCgctcggacgtctcagcaacacggccGGATGCCTTTCAGTTTTCGACAAggacaaggaaaaggaaaaggatttcAGTGTTTCCAGAAGTCCAACCTtccggacgtcagtctccatggtccagacgctcaagccttaatatggaaattgcgtgcagctaaagtgcaataGTCCgaacactagggcaacaccatccggacgcggctttattcaggaaagaatttcaagcgaatttagAAAGCCGAttgtacagttgtccgtctggacgccctcagctaccgttcggatgccgcctaggaaaatcgcATCAGACGCGATTTAAGTTTctgtagcttataaatagagaccctTAGACATgttttttgtaagaatttggtattgaattccatagtgcttagaaatgatattttaggagttgttgtatTGATCCGCTTACTTTCTAGCTGTTGCCATTGTATGCTGTTGCTGtactgaaactgaagtctatcttaggggttgaccctaaggtaaaagattccattgaagaccccttcaagtaggtgacttggttgggaagcgttcacgttgggttacacgtcagaattCAAGGTAAGAccattgcataagggtatgtgagtgctactgctttgtaattagctttatcttcttaatagtggatatcctggatttgactgacccggagtggtttttctcttaattgagtttccacttcgttaacaaaattcttgtgtcatttaaattccgtttttatattattttgttaacacattgtgcacacacatacatggttaaaatagaagtcatatatttttcaattgtaCATTCACTTTCTTATACGTCAATATctcaagtaaaaaataaatagaaggcAAGAAGGATAGGAGGCCTAGATATTGACTTGGTAAAGGAGGAAGTACTTTATCTTCTAAATCAAGCATAACTCTATGCCAATTGGGCAGTTTATAtgcatttttgaaaataaagtATTTCCTCATTTGTTTCGTCAATTGGCCAATTCTCAACCTCTGTACCAAAAATCTCTAATAAAtgatgttttcaaaaaagaattaggttaaaatttcaaaactaagaCGTGGCAGTTGACGTCAACGTTAGAAAGTCCAAAGACGTCAACAAGGGcatcgggaagagttatctttacTGTTTAATAGCCCACCCACCATGTTGTTTTGTCATGGATCATTTTTAgattgttcttttctttttcttttttcttttttaatgttgttttgTAATAAACTATTTGAAAAGTTATAAGAATTTATcttcatattcttttttatgTATTGAATAATTCAAACCGTTGGGGTGCTGCTTCGAAAAAGTTATTTATTCTAATTTTAGTaaggttttttttcttagtatttcataatatatatatatatatatatatatggagattaGTGACAAGGAATTGTTATTATTATGAGGAAGGAAATGAAAATGATATCTATATTCAAGTAGCTGGAAGAGTAGTGGTGGCTGTCCAATGTTATACAAAGTATATAGCAAGATTAAAACAATTCATATTGTTGAGGAAATTATCATTCCCTAACTCCAAGTGAGCCTAGGACCAAATTCTAGGCCCAATTGGTCCAACCGACCCGAAGAGACTCGAGAAGACCCGGTTGGTCATCAGGGTCTCGGACATTTCTTGTAGGATCTTATGAATATCCTCGGTTACCAGAACTGGGGATAAGCACAGTCGAACGGTCCCGGAACATCACTGTCTCAGGAATGCGAGAAGAACATACAGAGTGTTTATATCCAGTTGGTCCTGGGAAAGGATTTATCGGGACTACCATGAGGGGATGCGGATAGAGTATGCTAGGATTCTTATCCCGATATTACAGTCTAGAAAGGCGCAGAAGGACTCTATCCCGGATATTTCGGGATGGGGATACCACTCTTAATTGAATTATATCATAGCACTCCAACTATCTCAGAACtgtgtgcctataaataggctgctaccccAGGTATCCAAGTACTTTGCTCTCTTGATATTCACGTGCTCTCAATACTCCATGAAATTTGTTTATTAGAATCTGATTTAGGTATTAAAGTGGGACCCCGTTGGCACACCCAACAATCAAAAATTGTACCAACGCATATTAACTATTTGATATCAAAAAGTtaccataaaaaataagaaaattttagatataattttttttttaaaaaaaaaaaaaaaaaaaaaaaacattagttACCAAACAGTTAAGCAACTTTTGAGTAATAGAACTTTGTGGCAAAGCTTTAcagataaaaattatattactcACAATAATCTCAAACAGACACAGTAAAACGAATATGGTATATCACACTTAATTCTTTTTTTGGAGCAAAATATAGCAAATTTAAACTGAAAATTTGTTCAAAATACACTATCTAATTTCCATTAAGAAAAAgtgaggagagaaaaaaatatttttaagaaaaatacatataccctctcaaactatcgcaaaattgtcaatgttctccaaactaccaattgtgtcaatgcctCCATAAACTACccaaaaatgtcaatgtccatctcaatgacaaaaataccctttataaaattataaaaattcttaaaactataataaaaaacaaaaaaaaatccttaaaaaataaaaaaacagaaaaaaacgccttttttttgtttattaaatttttttttttggttttttgtttttgtataaaaaattcattttttttccttttttattttttgtttttgtttttggttttttttttattttcattttttaattggttttttttttcgaatttataaagatattttgccttattaaaatttttttagagtcattttgttttttgttggtcTTGAGGGACTggcattttttgataatttataaaggacattgacataattaataatttaaaaataaatattgataattaagtgataatttgagtacaatatgtgtatttttctcgatttgttataattttgacTGAGATGAACCATAAGATCCGAAAGGGTTATCCGGACCGACCGGATACAATAAGCGGACCGAAAAGTGAAAAGAGTTCGATTtgaacaaaaccaaaacaagtCTGCGTAGGTGCTCTCTCTCTGCTTCTTGTCAGCTGTGCAGCGTGGAAATGAAGAAACGCACCGTTTACGCATGGGGAGTAGCGATCCTGTGCTTCGTTGTGCTGATGATCGTGACCCCAGTGATTCCTCAGTCTCAAGCTTACCACGATTTTGCTGACAAACGCGAATTCTTCGGTGATATGCCCTTTTCTTAGGGTTCCTCATTcaccctctctcttttttctctctcttgaaaacaacatatatatatatatatatatatatacatatcaagATTTTGTATGTATAGGCTGTGATGCATATTCTACCATTTTGAAGGTTATATCCAGTTGGAAGTGgaattaatttgttaaattttttactgCATGAATTGTTCATCCAAAAGGAACAAATTATAGGATGGCGAAAATGAAATTTGGGTGGAGTTCAAGAAGTTGAATTTTGGGAAATGGTACAATGTGTAGCTATTAGCAACTCCtacttattttgattttttatttttatgaatactGCTGGCATTAATTATTTGgtgaaaataaatatcttttttgTATTGATAAGTTAGATATGCAATGGGTGAGTTTTGAGGCCACGTTTTTGAAAAGAAGCATTTGGATCGGGAACAAGTTCCTGGGAGGAGTAAATTTGATACCAGAGAGTCCTGTTACTACCTGTTATCAATATATGATCAAATTCAATTAGGTCATGGCCGAATTCGAGGATTGTTAGGAAGAAGTAAGCAATTTTGGGTCAATTCAACCAAATCAACACAtgcgagagagatggagagtcCGTGGATCGTCTCTTAGTGCAATACCCTATCCGGTTGTGAGAGATTTTTGCTCTTTGGTTTTTTCTCTGTTTGGTGTTAGTTGGGTGCTTCTTCAAATTGCAAAGGGGATATGGGCGAGGTGGCAAGGGGAGTTTGGGGATAAAGAAAGGAGGGTAGCTTGGTGTGCTGTGCCATGGCATTGCGGGTGAAGTATTTGGTTCGAACTTGGGACATAATAGGCGATCTTTTGACATGGGATAGAATGGTCTCTGCATTATACTAGGGTTTATCTTTGAGGAGTGTTATTGATTCACTTGCAGGAGTGGTTTTTCCCTActcttattttcttgttttttagaCTTTTCTTTACCTAAGTGTTGGTAGTTGCTACCCCTTTAGGGGCTCGTTTCTTGTAAACAGCCTGTGTAAATGGGTTGCATCATCTTTGTTCcttttaataaatattgtacTTATCAAcagaaagccaaaaaaaaagtttgaattcaTTCAAGGAAAACGTGTTTAACGTTGAAACTTCTATCATAGCTTGGGCTTTTGCAGGATACAGTTAAAAGAGTTGATGATAAAAAGCTTTAGGGCTCAAGAAGAAATTTTGGGCTATTATAAAAGGCATGTGTAGCCTGAGGTGTACatgttttatgatttttatGCATTTCATATCTTGGCCTTTGAGATTCACTAGTATCCTAAAAGGAGTTGACTTATCCAGTTGAGTTCATGCCCCGCCCATTGACATTCACAAGCATCCTGGGAGGCATTGGCTTTTCCAGTTGAGGCATAGCCCTTTTCTATATTTGCGTGCCTTTGTTCAGCTAATACTTTAAGGCCGTGCTTATATTCTCACTAAGCAGTAAACAGTGTGAGTCAAGACAGCAACCATGACTAAGCTGCCAAACTGTCAAAGAAGAGTTGTAAAATAAAACTGGTTAATATCTGTGTTGAGTAGGTTGGCTTGTTGCCTAGCGTTATGATTGACATGCTAATCTAACTAATCATTTAGCTGATATGCATGGTCCTATCTACATGCTCATGTTTTCTTGACTTTATAGAATTGTGGAATATAAAGTGGGGCAGTGTGTGAGAATGGTAATGCTTGTGCTTGGCCAAACTCCATACCCCTGGTGTGCTTCATGAGttgtttatgcttttaattGTGCCTATCATTCAACTTGGGCAGTATTGAACTTTCTCATTTTACCACTCTGTTGTGTTGTACTGACAGGCTTCTTTATGATATTTCAGGTATTCCCAATACACTTAATGTGGTTTCAaattttcctttccttgttATTGGTGTCATAGGGCTTGTACTTTGCTATCATGGGAATTATTTCAGGCTGAGGTAATGTGGTTTCTGTAACTATCATTCTAATACAATCCCTACATGAAGATTATTGTGATTACTCATCATGGTTCGATATTTGCATCAAAAGCTTGCAAGGTGAGCTTTGGGGTTGGACATGTTTCTACATTGGTGTTGCTGCCGTTGCTTTTGGATCCTCATATTATCATCTCAAGCCAAATGATGCTCGTCTTGTGTGGGATCGCTTGCCAGTGAGTGCTTTGTGATGAAAGACAATTTAGTTCCACAGAATCTCAACTGTTATTCTAAATTGTTCATATGGTATTGTTTTACCTCTGACATATGAGTTTATGATAAACACAGATGACTATTGCATTCACATCAATAATCGCGATTTTTATCATTGAAAGGATTGATGAAAGGAAGGGGAAAATCTCCATCATACCACTACTAATGGCAGGCATAATAAGCATTTTCTATTGGAGGCAAGCACATTATTCCTTTGTTTTA
The sequence above is drawn from the Alnus glutinosa chromosome 11, dhAlnGlut1.1, whole genome shotgun sequence genome and encodes:
- the LOC133882851 gene encoding uncharacterized protein LOC133882851, with translation MKKRTVYAWGVAILCFVVLMIVTPVIPQSQAYHDFADKREFFGIPNTLNVVSNFPFLVIGVIGLVLCYHGNYFRLSLQGELWGWTCFYIGVAAVAFGSSYYHLKPNDARLVWDRLPMTIAFTSIIAIFIIERIDERKGKISIIPLLMAGIISIFYWRFFDDLRPYALIQFVPCIAIPVMAILLPPMYTHSTYWLWAAGFYLLAKVEEAADKVIYEWTHHIVSGHTLKHLCAAMVPVFLTLMLAKRSIERERQSLLQTWRVSWTKVKVNGSGVESGTSSYSTVPVVEAP